CAATAAACGACGATGGGGGAAGAGGTTGTATCCACCCAAAAGCTTCGTTCCTACCAGCCATCTTGTCGTCGCCGGTACGGACAAATATATCCCCGGATAGAAAGAAAAAACATCCACAGGCTCCATATATGTATCTTCAAAACCAACTAAAGCAACCGGCATACTGGATACGGTTAAACGACTGCCTACTCCCAGATACGGATTCAAGAACCAGGCTCCCTCCGCTCCCACACGACTACCCGTTTTTACAGATAGTACATATTCATCCGATAACCTCGTATTGACCTGCTGCAAGCAAAATCCCATATAAATTCCCAGAAACGAGGGATTACGCCACGCCAGGCTGGGATCATAGTATTTATCCTGACGTTCAAGCCCTTTATCCTTAAAAATCAAATCGGCCAGATAATACCCCAGTTCTGTAGAAAGTATTCCTATACCTGCACCTACCAGCACATCCGATAACCAATGCTTATTATTCAATTGCCGGGATACTCCGGTAAGCGTTGCTACCGAATAAGCGCCTATACTATACCAGGGACTTAATCCTCCATACTCTTTATGCAACATAGTTGCCGTCATAAAGGCTGTAGCGGTATGTCCCGACGGGAACGAATGTCGGTTAGAACCGTCCGGGCGCTCCACCTTCATCGTATATTTCAAGGAATTTACAGCAAGAGCCATAATAGCCGTAGAGAATGCATCGGACGTAAGCATGCGCCCCCATGAACTGCGGCTGGGGACGCCGGCAGCTTTTAGACCCACCATAACCACAGCCGGAGCATATTGCGTATAATCGTCATAATGGTAACGGAATTTAGGAATATATTCATTCCGCAGATTTCTAAAATGTTCGCCCTCTCCCTTTAAGGCGAATCCCGCAGCAATGAGCGGAACCGGAATATAACACATCTGATACCACCGGTTTTCCGTTACCTTATCCCAAAATACTTTCCGAGGCGTTGTCAGTGAACGGCGTCCGAGACTGTCCCGTTCGATACTCAGAAATCTTTTGGCTTGTGCT
This portion of the Barnesiella propionica genome encodes:
- a CDS encoding phosphatase PAP2 family protein, whose translation is MKKGKVKCIWLCLFFLICYCGAYGKESADTVYFPVRDGIDSLNVVIQGDKAQAKRFLSIERDSLGRRSLTTPRKVFWDKVTENRWYQMCYIPVPLIAAGFALKGEGEHFRNLRNEYIPKFRYHYDDYTQYAPAVVMVGLKAAGVPSRSSWGRMLTSDAFSTAIMALAVNSLKYTMKVERPDGSNRHSFPSGHTATAFMTATMLHKEYGGLSPWYSIGAYSVATLTGVSRQLNNKHWLSDVLVGAGIGILSTELGYYLADLIFKDKGLERQDKYYDPSLAWRNPSFLGIYMGFCLQQVNTRLSDEYVLSVKTGSRVGAEGAWFLNPYLGVGSRLTVSSMPVALVGFEDTYMEPVDVFSFYPGIYLSVPATTRWLVGTKLLGGYNLFPHRRLLGTQITMGHRGSAGLATGLSVTYVAKRNFGARIFCDYDMTRMRYDFKENALPDAAVTFVSDRNYHVFTLGASASILF